The nucleotide window CGTGGATATGACGGGGGATGCGACTTCGCAGTATTTTGGTATGAAGGACGTGTACAAGGACACGATCATCGTGGAGCCCGGCGTCGAAGTTGTAGTGCGTTCGCACTATGAGCGCTACGTTGGGCGATTCGTCTTGCATTGCCACATCCTGCCCCATGAGGACGGCGGGATGATGCGCCTGGTCGAGATTTTCGAGGCAGGTATACCCGGTGGGCTGGACTTTATCGAACAACATGGCAAAGGCGCCGGGGGCGCGGCCAACGAATCGGCGAGCCTGGCGCATGCGCACTGAGCGGCGGGCTACAACGCCCTGCCAGTACAACGGGGGCCGTTGTGATCAGGTCGTCAGCATGGCATGCCTGCGCTCACGTTCAATGGAAAAGATGTGATCGTAGCGCAGGCTGTTACCGGGCCCGGGACGCACGTTACTTAGTCTCGCGACTAACCACCCAGGGCCCGTTTCAACACTTCATAGATTCTGGGATCACCTGATTGAGCAACGTTGAAACGGAGAAAATCCCCCGCAGTCATGGACTGGCTAAAGGCATTTCCAGGCGCCAGTACTACACCTTCATTCAAACAGGCCCTGGCCAGCGTTGCGGCATCTTTGCCTTGAGGCAGCTGGCACCAGAGGTACAGGCCTGCCTGGGGCATTATCCAGGGCTTGATACCGATGGCTTGAAGCTTGGTTGCCGTCTTGTCCATTGCCTCGGCTAACCGAAGGCGCACACTCTCCATGTGCTTTCGGTAGCCGCTGTCGGTAATAGCGTGGTGGATGATGTCCGCAGCCAGGCGTCCACCCCCGAATGTGGTGGCAATCTTGAGGTCTACCAGGCTCTCGATCCATTCACCACGGGCAGCGATGTAGCCGCATCGCACCGAAGCGGAGATGGTTTTGGAAAAGCTGCCAATCTGGATGACACGAGACAGGCCATCGAAGGCAGACAGGCGTGGCGCGGGCGTAGTCTCGAAATCCCCGAAGATGTCGTCCTCGACGATCACCAGGCTAGAAGCGTCGGCCAGTTTTAGCAGCCTGTGCGCTGTGACCGGCGACAGGGTGGCCCCGGTGGGGTTGTGGATGCCGGAATTTGTTATGTACAACCGGGGCGCATGTTCGAGCAGGGCAGCGCCGAAGGCATCGATATCCGGGCCCGTCGCCGTGTAGGGTACGCCTACAATCTTCACCCTGTGTGCTTTCAATAATGCGTGAAAGTTGAAATAGCAGGGGTCGTCCACCAGGACAGTGTCGCCCGGTTCCAGCAGAAATCGGCAAATCAGGTCGATGGCGTGCGTGCTGGATTCCGTGAGCATGATCTGTTCAAGCGTGGCTTCGGTCCCGATGCCTGCCAGCCGCCGCGCCAAGAATTGCCGAAGGGGCGGGCTGCCAAGCGGTGATGCGTACTCCGCCAGTTTCTCTGTGTCAGAACGGGCAACGACTCGGAGCGCTTTACGCATGCCAGCTTCGTACATCCAGGAGGGTGGGAGCCACCCGCACCCTGGTTTCAAGGCATCGCTGGCGGTTTCAAGCGACTGGCGGGAGATCCACAGCGGGTCGACAACACGATCCAGTTTGGGGCCGAGTTCGGTCAGTGCCAGTGGCGCCGCTGGCCCGGCTACGTAAAAGCCGGAGCCAGGGCGAGAGCTGAGCACACCTTCTGCCATTAACCGTTCATAGGCCTCAAGCACGGTAGAAACCGAAACTTGCATGGTCTGCGCCATTGCGCGGACCGAAGGAATTCTGGCCCCTGGTGGGTAGGTTCGAGCGGCTATCCTGGACTGGATTTCACCCATGACAGTGTGAATTCGCGTGCCGTTGCGTTTCATTGCACCCTCAACTGTGCTGGATTCATATGCATAACAGTTCGGTTTAATTGTATTGGATTGTACGTGGCCTTGGTGAGCCTGTCAGTGATGTACTGACCCCTGAATTGTCGAGGGCTTACCGATGGAAAAATCAACAAGCGGATGGATCAACGGCTTCATAGGCGTCGCAATCTTTGCGGGCTCTTTGCCGGCAACCCGTGTGGCAGTGGCGGCCTTCGAGCCTACGTTTCTGACCTGTGCCAGGGCGACCATCGCCGCGTTGTTGGGTGCGCTTTTTTTGATCGTGCTACGCCAGCCTCGACCATCACGGGGTGATTTGTCGTCATTGGCTTTGACAGCGCTTGGGGTTGTTATCGGCTTCCCGCTGCTGACGGCACTGGCCCTGCAGCATGTCACCTCTGCTCATTCCATTGTTTTTGTCGGGCTGCTGCCGCTCTGCACCGCAGGGTTTGCCGTGCTGCGGGGCGGTGAACGGCCTCGGCCACTGTTCTGGTTGTTTTCGATGGCAGGTGCGGGGCTGGTGGTTGGCTATGCGTTGATAAATGGGGGAGAGGCGTCGGCGGTGGGCGACCTGCTGATGATGGCTGCGGTCGTTGTGTGTGGGTTGGGGTATGCGGAAGGGGCGCGTCTGTCGCGCACGTTGGGTGGTTGGCAGGTGATCAGTTGGGCATTGCTGGTGGCGTTGCCGTTCATGCTGTTGCTGACGATCGCTAATTTCCCCGCGCCTGATGCCTTCGCCAAGGTCAGCGCCCCTGCGTGGTTCAGCTTCGGCTACGTCTCGCTGTTCAGCATGCTGATCGGGTTTGTGTTCTGGTATCGAGGGCTGGTTCAGGGTGGCATTGCAGCGGTGGGCCAACTGCAACTGGTTCAGCCGTTCATGGGGCTTGGGCTGGCTGCGTTGCTTTTGCATGAGCACGTCAGCTGGATGATGCTTGTGGTGACGCTGGGGGCTGTGATCTGTGTGGCCGGGGCCAAGAAATATGCCCGGTAGATAAAGCGTCTTCGTAATACCGCAGTACAAAGACCGCGAGCATACCGCCACACCCTGTGGGAGCGGGTTCACCCGCGAACACCGGCGTAGCCGGTGCCATACACCGTGTTGGATTCTTCGCGGGTGAACCCGCTCCCACAGGGTCGGCGGCGCGCGCTCAGTCTTTGTCCTCTACGCGACTGCGCGCCGCTCGACCTCACAGGCACTGCAAATCTACAGGCCTGCCAATGCGCATCAGAACCGAACCGTAACCCCCGCATTCACTGAGTGGAAGCGGGCATCCGAACCGAATTGCCCCTGATACGACAGCCCCACCTCGGTCTGGCGATTCAGCTGCACTTTCGCACCCACTTCGGTCATTGCCACATTACGCGTCTGTGCGATGCCCTGCACCGCGAAGTCCGGGCCACCGGCAAAGGCCTGGGTGCTGCTCGGGTCCAGGTCGCCGTAGGCGCGGCGCCAGCCCAGCGAACCGTAGAACTGGGTGTCGTGGTCAGCCACGCGGGTGCGGGTTGAAGCGCGCATGCCCACGGTCGAGAACCAGGTGTCCTGCTTTTCACTGGCCACGTCCAGGGCAGCCGCACCGCCTTTTTCGTGGAAGCTGTCGGCGTCGTACTTCACGTAGGCCACGCCCACGAACGGCTCCAGCGCCACCGCACCCAGGCCGATGCGGTAAGCCGCTTCGCCACTGGCCTGCAACGTGTTGGCGTCGCGCTTGCCCTTCAGGTGGTCGTCGAACCCGGCAAAGGCCACGTTGCGTTTGCTGTCCAGCTTGTGCCAGGTGTAGCCGACGTCTGCGCTCAGGCGCAGGGCATCGAGTTGGGCGCCGGTGTACAGGCCCAGGTGGTAGTTGTCGCTGTGGCCCTTGGCATCGCGGTCGTCGGCATCGAACTTGGTGCGGCTGTAGCCACCGTAAACACCGGCGCGCCAGTCCGGGTTGATGCTGCCGTCGGCGCCAATCAGCACACCGCCGGTTCTCTGGTGCAGGCCGCCAGCGCCGTTGTTGCCGTCCAGCTTCGACCAGTTGCCGAAGGTTTGCACCCAGGCGCCGCCCTGCGCTTCAGGGGTGGTTGGCATGAGGTTCGATGCACCCAGCGGCATGCGCACGCTCGTGCTGTCGAACAGGCTGCGCAGGCGGGTGCCCAGCACGCCGGAAACCACCTGGCTGTTGGCGATAAGCGCGGTGCCGGTGCTGGCGTGGTAGTCGCCGGAGAGCTGGTCGATGGCATTGCGCGCGCTGTCGGCATCCAGCACCAGCAGGTTGTTGTACAGGCGCAGCGGGTCGCCGCTTTGCTGCAGCACGCTCAGCGCGCCTGCGGTGTGCCACTGGTTTTCGGTTTGCGCCACGGTCTGGAAGATGCCGGGGGTGCCAGGACCGCCCGTTTCTGGCGGCTGCACCGGGGGTTGTACGGGGGGCTGTACAGGCGGCTGTACGGGCGGCTCGACCGGGGGCTGTACCGGTGGTTGTACTGGCGGCTCGACGGGCGGTTCCACCGGAGGCGTCACCGGTGGTTCTACAGGCGGCTCCACGGGGGGTTCAACAGGTGGTTCAACCGGTGGCTCAACAGGGGGAGTGGTCTTCTGCGCGATGGTCAGGTTCAGTTCGTTGGCCGTGCGTTGCAGGCTGACGTTGAGAAACGCCGAGTTGGTGAACGCCTGGGCATAGGCCGTGCCGGCGGCTGCACCGTCCACGACACCCCCCTGGGCGGCCAGCAGCGTGTAGGTTTGCCCGGTCTGGTAGCTTTGCGCGTCGTTGAGGGTTGTGACATCGACCCGCGTGCCACGCAGGGTCGCGGTGCCGCTGACGTTGACGCGGTCGGCGCCGCCATTGCCGGCGATGTCTGCGGCGTAGCGCGAGCCGTCGGCCATGTCCAGGTCGCCGTTGATCGACAGGGTGCCCAGCGCACCTTCACCCGGCGAAAGGGTACCGCCCGAAGCGACTTGGGTAGTGCCGACCTGGCCGCTACCGGCCAGCACGCCACCGGCCAGCACCTGGGCGCGGTTGCTGTAGTTGCCCGAGGCGTCGGTGTGGCCCACGGTGCCGTTGACCACCAGGGTGCCGTTGCCGACGCTCAGCAGCGAGGTGCCGCGCGGGTTGGTCTGGTCGACATCACCGGCCAGCACAAGGCGCCCGCCACGCACCACCGTGCTGCCGGACATCCCGGTCAGGTCGCCACTCAAGGTGGTGTTGCCGCTGAAGGCGTAAACGCGGCCCGCACCGCTGATGTTGTTGCTCAGTTGCAAGTCGCTGTCGGTGTGGTTGAACGCCAGCGCTCCGCTACCGGCGCCGAAGCGGATTGCCGTTTGCGGGTCGAGGCGGCCGGCGGCCTGTGCGGCGATGGCCGTGAGGGCGTCGATATCGGTGCGGCTGTCGTCCCGTACAACCCCGCCCCCGATGCTGAGGGTACCGCGTGCGGCCGAGTTGATGCTGGTCAGCACGCTGATGTCGATGCCCTCGGTGCTGCTCAGCTCGGCGCCGTTGGCCAGCACCAGGTTGGTGCTGGAGGTGGTGGTGCCCAAGGTCAGTGCGCGGGTGGCCAGGCGCGTGCCTTCGCCGGACACGCTCACCACGGTGTTGCGGTTGAGGTTGGCCGAGCCCAGCTCCATCGAGTCACTGGTCAGCACCGCACCGTTGCTCAGGCTGAGGTCGTTGCGGTTCCTGAAGGTGCCGGTATTGTCCCAGCGAGTGTTGGCGCCGGACAGGTCGCTGATCGAGTTGATGGCCACACGTTCGCTGGCAAGCTGCCCACCATCGCGCAGGGTAATGCGCGAGTCGTAAAGGAATACGCCGCCAGAAGTCACGTTGACCGC belongs to Pseudomonas putida NBRC 14164 and includes:
- a CDS encoding DMT family transporter encodes the protein MEKSTSGWINGFIGVAIFAGSLPATRVAVAAFEPTFLTCARATIAALLGALFLIVLRQPRPSRGDLSSLALTALGVVIGFPLLTALALQHVTSAHSIVFVGLLPLCTAGFAVLRGGERPRPLFWLFSMAGAGLVVGYALINGGEASAVGDLLMMAAVVVCGLGYAEGARLSRTLGGWQVISWALLVALPFMLLLTIANFPAPDAFAKVSAPAWFSFGYVSLFSMLIGFVFWYRGLVQGGIAAVGQLQLVQPFMGLGLAALLLHEHVSWMMLVVTLGAVICVAGAKKYAR
- a CDS encoding autotransporter domain-containing protein; its protein translation is MNPLFRLSPLTFAISLALLPSAQAADYILDSGEDTFSSDRAYDGTVSLRPGNGLPASLTINNGAELTSKGGRIGGSLTNNEASAAMATVTVQGPGTRWVVPRTTAVLGNTIVVGGAGQGTLNVLDGGQVSVRDLQLSDNGNAGNALSRANLLVSGQGAKVDAVNVTSGGVFLYDSRITLRDGGQLASERVAINSISDLSGANTRWDNTGTFRNRNDLSLSNGAVLTSDSMELGSANLNRNTVVSVSGEGTRLATRALTLGTTTSSTNLVLANGAELSSTEGIDISVLTSINSAARGTLSIGGGVVRDDSRTDIDALTAIAAQAAGRLDPQTAIRFGAGSGALAFNHTDSDLQLSNNISGAGRVYAFSGNTTLSGDLTGMSGSTVVRGGRLVLAGDVDQTNPRGTSLLSVGNGTLVVNGTVGHTDASGNYSNRAQVLAGGVLAGSGQVGTTQVASGGTLSPGEGALGTLSINGDLDMADGSRYAADIAGNGGADRVNVSGTATLRGTRVDVTTLNDAQSYQTGQTYTLLAAQGGVVDGAAAGTAYAQAFTNSAFLNVSLQRTANELNLTIAQKTTPPVEPPVEPPVEPPVEPPVEPPVTPPVEPPVEPPVQPPVQPPVEPPVQPPVQPPVQPPVQPPETGGPGTPGIFQTVAQTENQWHTAGALSVLQQSGDPLRLYNNLLVLDADSARNAIDQLSGDYHASTGTALIANSQVVSGVLGTRLRSLFDSTSVRMPLGASNLMPTTPEAQGGAWVQTFGNWSKLDGNNGAGGLHQRTGGVLIGADGSINPDWRAGVYGGYSRTKFDADDRDAKGHSDNYHLGLYTGAQLDALRLSADVGYTWHKLDSKRNVAFAGFDDHLKGKRDANTLQASGEAAYRIGLGAVALEPFVGVAYVKYDADSFHEKGGAAALDVASEKQDTWFSTVGMRASTRTRVADHDTQFYGSLGWRRAYGDLDPSSTQAFAGGPDFAVQGIAQTRNVAMTEVGAKVQLNRQTEVGLSYQGQFGSDARFHSVNAGVTVRF
- a CDS encoding aminotransferase-like domain-containing protein, yielding MKRNGTRIHTVMGEIQSRIAARTYPPGARIPSVRAMAQTMQVSVSTVLEAYERLMAEGVLSSRPGSGFYVAGPAAPLALTELGPKLDRVVDPLWISRQSLETASDALKPGCGWLPPSWMYEAGMRKALRVVARSDTEKLAEYASPLGSPPLRQFLARRLAGIGTEATLEQIMLTESSTHAIDLICRFLLEPGDTVLVDDPCYFNFHALLKAHRVKIVGVPYTATGPDIDAFGAALLEHAPRLYITNSGIHNPTGATLSPVTAHRLLKLADASSLVIVEDDIFGDFETTPAPRLSAFDGLSRVIQIGSFSKTISASVRCGYIAARGEWIESLVDLKIATTFGGGRLAADIIHHAITDSGYRKHMESVRLRLAEAMDKTATKLQAIGIKPWIMPQAGLYLWCQLPQGKDAATLARACLNEGVVLAPGNAFSQSMTAGDFLRFNVAQSGDPRIYEVLKRALGG